One Priestia filamentosa DNA segment encodes these proteins:
- the groES gene encoding co-chaperone GroES: MLKPLGDRVIVELVEAEEKTSSGIVLPDTAKEKPQEGKVVAVGTGRVLESGERVALEVSESDRIIFSKYAGTEVKYEGTEYLILRESDILAVIG, translated from the coding sequence TTGTTAAAGCCATTAGGTGATCGCGTAATAGTTGAACTTGTAGAAGCTGAGGAAAAAACATCAAGTGGTATCGTATTACCAGATACTGCAAAAGAAAAGCCACAGGAAGGTAAAGTGGTAGCTGTTGGTACAGGCCGAGTATTAGAGAGCGGTGAGCGTGTAGCGCTTGAAGTTTCTGAGAGCGATCGTATCATCTTCTCAAAATATGCAGGTACTGAAGTTAAATATGAAGGAACAGAATACTTAATTTTGCGTGAAAGCGACATTTTAGCTGTTATCGGCTAA